A single region of the Nitrosomonas sp. Is79A3 genome encodes:
- a CDS encoding SulP family inorganic anion transporter, with protein sequence MQDSAAFQAKFLFRDLQAGIITGTMAIPLTVGIAMMSEYPIKVALATVALACFIGWINAWIKPGNYIGAPGVAAGLAPVLALGVANFGMENMAFVIFLTAFMQAIIWKFNLQKYILLAVPEYLVEGLLAGVGLKIAINFFAMIYEVPEGLASEPFWSGARIQMLLISISGFVAFLYLFTKFQTTQPAIPYFVLIIAGAILAQFIAMPMLHVEDVPLNLSLPLPHFDSALTWLYVIGFAAMLAIIDVIEQVMSNAAIQKIDPLQRKCNTNNSLLAIWIANMGSSFFGGMTNLDGVAKSTTNKLAGAYTKFSVLVIGLVILFFVLNTQYLEYLPKFSLAVIMIFTGWKMIMGLLHVAHQGQYAMILATLCALLVYKQGIFEGLLLALAMHGIVNFIVLHHAHNIKARAIVKKYLERFAGEGGVD encoded by the coding sequence ATGCAAGATTCAGCTGCTTTTCAAGCTAAATTTTTATTCCGCGATCTTCAGGCCGGAATTATAACTGGGACAATGGCGATCCCTTTGACAGTCGGGATTGCAATGATGTCAGAGTATCCCATCAAGGTTGCACTGGCTACAGTTGCTCTGGCCTGTTTTATTGGTTGGATTAATGCCTGGATCAAGCCAGGAAACTATATCGGTGCACCCGGTGTGGCGGCAGGCTTGGCACCCGTTCTTGCATTGGGTGTAGCAAACTTTGGTATGGAAAATATGGCTTTTGTCATTTTTCTAACTGCATTCATGCAGGCCATTATCTGGAAATTCAATCTACAAAAATACATTCTTCTGGCTGTACCCGAGTATCTGGTAGAGGGCCTGTTAGCCGGTGTAGGATTGAAGATCGCCATTAACTTTTTTGCCATGATTTATGAAGTGCCAGAAGGGTTGGCATCTGAACCATTCTGGAGTGGCGCACGTATCCAAATGCTTCTGATTTCCATATCTGGATTTGTGGCTTTTTTGTATCTTTTTACCAAATTCCAAACAACGCAACCGGCTATCCCCTATTTTGTGCTAATTATTGCTGGTGCAATACTGGCGCAATTTATTGCAATGCCTATGTTGCATGTTGAAGATGTACCGCTTAACCTGTCATTGCCCCTGCCTCACTTTGACAGCGCATTAACTTGGCTGTACGTCATTGGTTTTGCAGCCATGCTAGCCATTATTGATGTGATCGAGCAAGTCATGAGCAATGCAGCCATTCAGAAAATTGATCCTTTGCAGCGTAAATGCAATACTAATAACAGCTTATTGGCTATCTGGATTGCCAACATGGGCTCAAGCTTTTTTGGCGGAATGACCAATCTGGATGGTGTGGCCAAAAGCACTACAAATAAGCTAGCTGGAGCCTATACCAAATTCTCGGTGTTGGTGATCGGTTTGGTTATTCTCTTCTTTGTATTAAATACCCAATATCTGGAATATCTGCCCAAATTTTCTTTGGCTGTCATTATGATTTTTACCGGCTGGAAAATGATCATGGGGTTATTGCATGTAGCTCATCAAGGTCAATATGCTATGATTTTGGCCACATTGTGCGCCCTGCTTGTGTATAAACAAGGTATTTTCGAAGGATTGTTACTTGCTTTAGCGATGCATGGTATCGTCAATTTTATTGTGCTTCATCATGCACACAATATAAAAGCACGTGCAATCGTTAAAAAATATCTTGAACGTTTTGCCGGTGAAGGCGGCGTGGACTAG
- a CDS encoding proton-conducting transporter membrane subunit yields MDITNITLWSETVAFPILSVLTLIPLVTMISVMSTSSPAMALRLGFVGAIVTFLLSIYLLTVFNADLPGIQLYERYQFLGMTYSVGVDGSNILFVLLTTVLALLTLIYTFTARHVSDRTHIASILGYEAILLGAFVAMNAMQFWLWCFLELIPVVLMTLRSGSSQNRRWVVALVLQHFSSGLMMVLAGFLMLGFSIMLSTDVLSFDWLVLKESNVKHEYATLIFFLLLFGFAIRMPLFPFHGWLPVVAEHGTIASAGIFLVSLKLGVYAVIRFLIPLLPEVAEQWAWFVIMLSLIGIFYGALLAFMQINFRRLLAFAIISQTGLITIGLFDFSIHGMEGGITLAIAFGMATAGILLSLGMIYKRTHTAFIPRLGGMFDTNAAIAVLFVICALSTMGMPGTPSFDGIHLLIDGTIQGQGWLIAIAILFGNVLTVGLLLRAFQQIFIANPKRFQGPYVNVHHASSQPSPRNEWIITIAICGLLITTGANTSPWLNIIDQSISATSSGNSHSSTESPHPDKLLATQYIISKDN; encoded by the coding sequence ATGGATATTACAAATATAACTTTGTGGTCGGAAACAGTAGCTTTTCCTATTTTGTCGGTATTAACGCTAATTCCGCTGGTAACTATGATTTCTGTGATGTCGACCTCTTCTCCAGCCATGGCTTTGCGGCTTGGCTTTGTTGGGGCCATAGTAACATTCTTACTCAGCATATACCTTCTTACGGTCTTTAATGCGGATCTGCCCGGCATTCAGCTCTATGAACGATATCAGTTTCTAGGAATGACTTATAGTGTTGGTGTGGATGGTAGCAATATTTTATTCGTACTACTTACTACAGTTCTGGCATTACTCACGCTTATTTATACCTTCACAGCACGACACGTGTCGGATCGGACGCATATCGCCTCGATACTTGGCTATGAAGCGATTCTACTCGGCGCTTTCGTTGCGATGAATGCAATGCAATTCTGGTTATGGTGTTTTCTTGAACTGATCCCGGTCGTTTTAATGACACTTCGATCCGGATCAAGTCAGAACCGGCGTTGGGTTGTTGCGCTAGTGTTACAACACTTTAGCAGCGGCTTAATGATGGTGTTGGCCGGTTTCTTGATGCTTGGATTTAGCATTATGCTATCGACAGATGTCTTGTCGTTTGATTGGCTTGTTTTAAAAGAAAGTAATGTTAAACACGAATATGCCACATTGATTTTTTTCCTTCTCTTATTTGGTTTTGCAATACGCATGCCATTATTCCCGTTTCATGGATGGTTACCAGTAGTTGCTGAGCATGGAACCATCGCGAGTGCAGGAATTTTTCTAGTCAGTCTAAAACTCGGTGTTTATGCTGTCATACGTTTCTTGATTCCTCTGCTTCCAGAAGTTGCAGAACAATGGGCATGGTTTGTGATCATGCTCAGTTTAATCGGCATTTTCTACGGTGCACTGCTTGCATTCATGCAGATTAATTTTCGCCGTTTGCTGGCTTTTGCGATTATCAGTCAAACCGGTCTGATTACAATTGGTTTGTTTGATTTTAGTATCCATGGAATGGAGGGAGGTATCACGTTAGCCATAGCTTTTGGTATGGCAACTGCTGGGATACTGCTGAGTCTCGGCATGATCTATAAACGCACTCATACTGCATTTATACCTCGTCTCGGTGGTATGTTTGACACCAATGCAGCTATTGCGGTTTTGTTCGTAATTTGTGCTTTAAGTACGATGGGTATGCCCGGAACACCGAGTTTCGATGGCATCCATTTATTGATTGACGGCACTATCCAAGGGCAAGGATGGCTCATTGCAATTGCAATTTTATTTGGAAACGTTTTAACGGTTGGATTGTTGCTACGCGCTTTTCAGCAAATATTTATTGCTAATCCCAAACGTTTCCAAGGACCATACGTGAATGTGCATCACGCAAGCTCTCAACCATCCCCCAGAAATGAATGGATTATTACAATCGCTATCTGCGGTTTACTTATTACAACCGGAGCTAACACTTCACCATGGCTAAATATCATAGACCAAAGCATTAGCGCTACCAGTAGCGGTAATTCTCATTCCAGCACGGAATCCCCCCACCCAGACAAGCTACTGGCTACACAGTATATTATTTCAAAGGACAATTAG
- the aspS gene encoding aspartate--tRNA ligase, translating into MRTNYCGAINAEYLDKTVTLFGWVHRRRDHGGVIFIDLRDREGLVQIVCDPDNVETFQTAEKIRNEFVLEITGKVRRRPEGTINSSLFSGEIEILVAAIEVLNTSLTPPFLMDDDNISEVVRLEHRYLDLRRPVMQSNLRLRHKVAMAVRVFLDQHGFLDIETPMLTKSTPEGARDYLVPSRVNAGHFFALPQSPQLFKQLLMVSGFDRYYQITRCFRDEDLRADRQPEFTQIDIETSFLSADEIMFLMEEMIRGLFKTLNNVDLPNPFPRLTYADAMFRYGSDKPDLRVPLEFTELTDIMKDVPFKVFREAAEKPDGRVAALCVPRGGELSRKEIDDYTSFVAIYGAKGLAYIKVNNLADGVEGLQSPILKFLPEETIKTILARTNAKNGDLIFFGADKTKVVNESLGALRIKIGHQHGHAESGWKPLWVVDFPMFERDEEENRWQALHHPFTSPVDGHENLLETDPGKAISKAYDMVLNGSEIGGGSVRIHRQDVQSKVFRALNISAQEAQEKFGFLLEALQYGAPPHGGIAFGLDRILTMMTGSESIRDVIAFPKTQRAQCLLTHAPSTVDEKQLKELNIRLRQTETKPVNG; encoded by the coding sequence ATGCGTACAAATTACTGTGGCGCCATTAATGCCGAATATCTTGATAAAACAGTGACTCTTTTTGGCTGGGTTCACCGGCGCAGAGATCATGGTGGTGTGATATTCATCGATTTGCGCGATCGCGAAGGTCTGGTACAGATCGTTTGCGATCCTGACAATGTAGAAACATTCCAAACCGCAGAAAAAATACGCAATGAGTTTGTGTTGGAAATCACAGGTAAGGTAAGAAGACGCCCTGAAGGAACCATCAACTCATCCTTATTCAGTGGTGAGATTGAGATTCTGGTCGCAGCGATAGAGGTGTTGAATACCTCACTGACACCGCCTTTTCTGATGGATGATGACAATATTAGTGAAGTCGTCCGATTGGAGCATCGTTATCTGGATTTACGCCGCCCGGTGATGCAATCCAACCTTCGCTTGCGCCATAAAGTAGCGATGGCGGTGCGGGTGTTTTTGGATCAGCATGGGTTTCTGGATATTGAAACACCGATGTTGACCAAATCCACACCGGAAGGTGCGAGAGACTATTTGGTCCCGTCACGGGTTAATGCCGGTCATTTTTTTGCATTACCGCAATCGCCGCAGTTGTTCAAGCAGCTCTTGATGGTATCTGGGTTTGATCGTTATTATCAGATCACACGTTGTTTTCGCGATGAAGATTTGCGCGCTGACCGGCAGCCGGAGTTTACGCAAATCGATATTGAAACATCTTTCTTGTCGGCCGATGAAATTATGTTTCTGATGGAAGAAATGATACGTGGCTTGTTCAAGACCTTAAATAATGTCGATTTACCCAATCCATTCCCGCGGTTGACCTACGCAGACGCGATGTTCAGGTATGGCTCGGATAAGCCGGATTTACGTGTCCCATTAGAATTTACCGAATTAACCGACATCATGAAAGATGTTCCTTTTAAGGTGTTTCGTGAAGCGGCGGAGAAGCCGGATGGCCGCGTTGCTGCATTGTGTGTGCCGAGAGGCGGGGAGTTGTCGCGCAAGGAAATTGATGACTATACCAGTTTTGTGGCGATCTACGGCGCGAAAGGATTGGCTTACATTAAAGTAAATAATCTGGCCGATGGCGTTGAAGGGTTGCAATCGCCGATTCTGAAATTTCTGCCGGAAGAAACCATTAAAACAATTCTTGCGCGCACTAATGCAAAGAATGGCGATTTGATATTCTTCGGCGCGGATAAAACTAAAGTCGTCAATGAATCTTTAGGTGCATTACGTATCAAAATTGGTCATCAGCATGGTCACGCCGAATCTGGCTGGAAACCGCTATGGGTTGTTGATTTTCCAATGTTTGAACGCGATGAAGAAGAAAATCGCTGGCAAGCGCTACATCATCCCTTCACATCACCTGTCGATGGACATGAGAATTTATTGGAAACAGATCCCGGCAAAGCAATCTCAAAAGCTTATGATATGGTTCTAAATGGCTCTGAAATTGGTGGCGGTTCGGTACGGATTCATCGTCAGGATGTTCAGTCTAAGGTGTTTCGTGCTTTGAATATTTCAGCACAAGAGGCGCAAGAGAAATTTGGTTTCCTGTTAGAAGCTTTGCAGTATGGGGCTCCGCCGCACGGGGGCATTGCATTCGGTTTGGATCGTATCTTAACCATGATGACAGGCTCGGAATCAATCCGTGATGTGATTGCATTCCCTAAAACACAACGTGCACAATGCTTGTTAACACACGCGCCTAGCACTGTGGATGAGAAGCAATTAAAAGAACTAAACATTCGCTTGCGCCAAACTGAAACAAAGCCAGTGAATGGGTAG
- a CDS encoding carboxysome shell carbonic anhydrase domain-containg protein, producing MRNVNTGIDYLLDLNTRHSQAFMDLATERRRYRGEHPTEIAALKCMDGRLHLPVMTQSALGIIQPFRNLGGIFNLGWPFFQATIDQWVEYSISRGRHCLVFVTYHFARGDTHRGCRGFQYDTDAAKAAAINLKNQFDSVYGKGGAVVPIVCGIETDLDALILHGDDGRSIDLANAKESSQLELEEMLRSLYPSMPERVIRDLIPLIRGNIKHIAEIRTTNRPIEEAEHKEWVLGVGRGFDWLHVINTAFIVGPFDPNLSVAIETAGRLLKNNIDEGRIDADGVVLLTSAVYRDEAGPEYHLSREKALFLSKFALNIIKDKVPDLAPHLQILTGRTNLNTRKFEVIERVG from the coding sequence ATGAGAAATGTCAATACAGGAATCGATTATCTACTTGATTTAAATACACGACATTCCCAAGCCTTTATGGATTTAGCCACGGAACGCCGCAGGTATAGAGGCGAGCATCCTACTGAGATTGCTGCATTGAAATGTATGGATGGCAGATTACACCTACCGGTTATGACACAAAGCGCACTCGGTATCATTCAGCCATTTCGTAATCTGGGGGGTATATTTAATCTAGGTTGGCCATTTTTTCAAGCAACTATTGACCAATGGGTGGAGTATTCCATTAGCCGTGGCAGACATTGTCTAGTCTTTGTAACTTATCACTTTGCGCGTGGTGACACACATCGTGGATGCAGAGGGTTTCAGTATGACACTGACGCCGCCAAAGCTGCAGCGATCAATTTGAAGAATCAATTTGATTCTGTGTATGGCAAAGGTGGCGCAGTAGTTCCGATTGTTTGTGGAATTGAGACCGACTTAGATGCCTTAATTTTACACGGAGACGACGGTCGCTCTATTGATCTAGCGAATGCAAAAGAATCTTCTCAACTCGAATTAGAAGAAATGCTTCGTTCACTCTACCCATCAATGCCTGAACGGGTTATTCGTGATCTGATACCACTGATTCGGGGAAATATTAAACACATTGCAGAGATTCGTACAACAAACAGGCCAATCGAAGAAGCCGAACACAAAGAATGGGTACTGGGGGTTGGCCGTGGATTTGACTGGTTGCATGTCATCAATACAGCTTTTATTGTTGGGCCTTTTGATCCGAATCTTTCGGTTGCCATTGAAACGGCTGGCAGACTTCTGAAAAACAATATTGACGAAGGCCGAATCGATGCAGATGGTGTCGTACTCTTGACTTCAGCGGTATATAGGGATGAAGCGGGTCCCGAATATCATCTTTCTAGGGAGAAGGCATTATTTCTTAGCAAATTTGCACTCAACATCATAAAAGACAAAGTTCCTGATTTGGCGCCGCATTTACAAATACTGACGGGACGTACTAACTTAAATACCAGGAAATTTGAAGTGATAGAGCGAGTTGGGTAA
- a CDS encoding laminin B domain-containing protein, with protein MIRLSIFLTCICFVLTNSATASPLVSSTFDSDADGWTGLTTDGSSSWSVVSSGLTPAFSSDGVPDGSIVLADPDGQWSYFSAPSKFLGDQSAALSGRLQFDSRYVIPGTSYANEAEVVLKGAGLTLVYDITNSLPVSWTHFDVALTSGAWRISDTFSGAFATDAQMLAVLSNLDSLWINAEHFTPIQENIALDNVNLSAPIPEPEIYAMLLAGLGLLGFTARRRKQNI; from the coding sequence ATGATTCGCCTATCTATTTTTCTAACTTGCATTTGCTTTGTTCTGACCAATTCTGCTACCGCCAGTCCGTTGGTATCCAGCACTTTTGATAGTGATGCCGATGGCTGGACCGGGCTCACAACAGATGGTTCCTCTTCTTGGTCAGTTGTAAGTTCTGGTTTGACACCAGCTTTCAGTTCGGACGGCGTTCCCGATGGCTCCATCGTACTGGCCGATCCAGACGGGCAATGGAGTTATTTTAGCGCTCCCAGTAAGTTCCTTGGAGATCAAAGTGCTGCCCTCAGCGGCCGCCTCCAGTTCGACAGCAGATATGTTATCCCTGGCACGAGTTATGCCAATGAAGCAGAAGTAGTGCTCAAAGGTGCGGGATTAACTCTAGTTTACGATATCACCAATAGCTTACCCGTGTCCTGGACTCACTTTGATGTAGCTCTCACAAGCGGTGCCTGGCGAATCTCCGACACCTTCTCCGGCGCTTTCGCCACGGATGCTCAAATGCTCGCTGTACTTTCCAATCTGGATTCCCTCTGGATCAACGCGGAGCATTTTACCCCGATCCAAGAGAATATCGCCCTGGATAATGTAAACCTTTCTGCACCAATTCCTGAGCCTGAAATCTATGCAATGCTATTAGCCGGACTCGGTTTGCTTGGCTTTACCGCAAGACGAAGGAAACAAAATATTTAG
- a CDS encoding NADH-quinone oxidoreductase subunit M, translating into MIEADFPLLSLTIIIPILGAVLAGSIRNTDLAKQVAFFIALLSLLLTFFVLILFDPDKSGFQLVERHGWISVLNIEYLVGVDGISVLFLPATALLTLMTMLASWNTVSHSSRFHFSLLLALEGVSIGIFCALDTVLFFLFWELSLPPFFFLIGLWGIGSQRRSAAMKYTLFMLSGGVTLLLAIIVLATNHATQTGGQIPNDLTFSLPVLLGTPLPHDLQNLVFLLLLFGFAVKSPLVPFHTWLPTVAMEGPTHIVAILVGLKLGVYGILRFAMPLAPVAAVEFSWVLSVIGAFTLIYGALIALQQTNLRRLLAYASISHVGLVMVGIASLNMQGFQGAVFQLLNFTLIASSLILIAGFIHHRLGSTEIVHLGGLAKVMPKLTFFYFLFLLASIGVPGTSGFPAELLMIIGALNAHSVLGVAALSGAILSAAYMLSYTRRAFLGPIIHNEVKQVIDLQPREMILLLIPALLILSFGLYPDYILDINQVASEAWLSRLTMQSP; encoded by the coding sequence ATGATTGAAGCTGATTTTCCACTTTTAAGCCTAACTATTATTATCCCTATATTGGGAGCTGTACTAGCTGGCTCAATACGCAATACTGATCTCGCAAAACAAGTTGCTTTTTTTATCGCTTTGCTATCTCTGCTTCTGACATTCTTCGTTCTCATCTTATTTGATCCTGATAAAAGTGGTTTTCAATTAGTTGAGCGTCATGGCTGGATATCGGTTTTAAATATTGAATATCTGGTTGGAGTCGATGGGATTTCGGTATTATTTTTACCGGCGACTGCACTGCTCACTTTGATGACGATGCTTGCTTCATGGAATACTGTTTCTCATTCCTCACGCTTTCATTTTTCTTTATTGCTGGCATTAGAGGGGGTCAGTATTGGAATATTTTGCGCACTCGATACCGTATTATTTTTCCTATTCTGGGAACTTTCTTTACCTCCATTCTTCTTCTTGATTGGACTATGGGGTATAGGTTCACAGCGTCGTAGTGCAGCCATGAAATATACATTATTTATGTTATCGGGCGGCGTCACGCTGTTGCTCGCAATTATCGTACTGGCCACGAACCATGCTACACAAACTGGCGGTCAAATACCCAATGATTTAACTTTTAGTCTGCCTGTTTTACTGGGAACACCATTACCACATGATTTGCAGAATCTTGTTTTTCTGTTGTTATTATTTGGTTTTGCGGTTAAATCACCATTAGTTCCATTCCACACTTGGTTACCGACGGTAGCGATGGAAGGTCCGACTCACATTGTCGCTATTCTAGTAGGTCTAAAGTTAGGTGTTTACGGCATCTTACGTTTTGCAATGCCGCTAGCGCCTGTTGCTGCGGTAGAGTTTAGCTGGGTTTTAAGTGTGATTGGAGCCTTTACATTGATTTATGGCGCTTTGATAGCGCTGCAACAAACGAATTTGCGCCGTTTGCTTGCATACGCAAGTATCAGTCACGTTGGATTAGTCATGGTCGGTATTGCATCGTTAAACATGCAGGGTTTTCAAGGGGCCGTTTTTCAGCTGCTTAATTTCACCCTTATTGCCAGCTCACTCATACTAATTGCCGGATTTATACACCATCGGCTCGGAAGTACTGAAATTGTTCACTTGGGCGGACTAGCCAAGGTTATGCCAAAATTAACTTTCTTTTATTTTCTTTTTTTATTGGCCAGTATTGGCGTACCCGGAACCAGTGGTTTTCCGGCTGAATTGCTAATGATTATTGGTGCACTGAATGCGCATTCAGTTTTAGGGGTAGCTGCATTATCCGGCGCAATTCTTAGCGCTGCTTATATGCTCTCCTACACTCGCCGGGCCTTCTTGGGTCCAATTATTCATAATGAAGTAAAACAAGTGATTGATCTACAACCGCGAGAAATGATTTTACTACTCATTCCTGCGCTGTTAATATTGTCATTTGGTTTATATCCAGATTATATTCTTGATATAAACCAAGTGGCTTCGGAGGCTTGGCTGTCTCGCCTGACCATGCAGTCTCCCTAG
- the nudB gene encoding dihydroneopterin triphosphate diphosphatase, with protein sequence MYKIPISVLVVIHTTDLQVLLLERTDHPDYWQSVTGSQNPGETLHQTALREVSEETGLNAADYSLSDWQVENQYEIYEEWRWRYAPEVRINTEHVFGLCLPDIIPVKIAAREHLNYIWLPWQQASEKVFSRSNADAILSLSVRQQSD encoded by the coding sequence ATGTATAAAATTCCGATATCAGTTCTGGTTGTTATTCACACTACCGATCTCCAGGTTCTACTATTGGAGCGAACAGATCATCCAGATTACTGGCAATCGGTCACAGGAAGCCAGAATCCAGGCGAGACACTGCATCAAACCGCATTACGTGAGGTTTCTGAAGAAACTGGCTTGAATGCAGCCGATTATTCTTTATCAGATTGGCAGGTTGAAAATCAATATGAAATTTACGAAGAATGGCGCTGGCGCTATGCACCGGAAGTCAGAATCAATACCGAACATGTGTTTGGTTTGTGTTTGCCCGATATAATTCCGGTAAAGATTGCTGCCAGGGAACATTTGAACTACATTTGGTTGCCTTGGCAGCAAGCGTCTGAAAAAGTATTCTCTCGCAGCAATGCAGATGCCATCCTAAGCTTATCTGTGCGCCAACAATCTGACTAG
- a CDS encoding FmdB family zinc ribbon protein: MPIYEYLCNSCGAEKEHLQKISDAPIAVCPICGSSNYTKLISAAGFQLKGSGWYVTDFKNNKTKQTDTKAGTKDSADSAQPAAASTAPDAVATKESNPPSTATATVD; this comes from the coding sequence ATGCCTATTTATGAATATCTTTGCAATTCATGCGGTGCCGAGAAAGAACACTTGCAAAAGATTAGCGATGCACCGATTGCGGTTTGCCCTATTTGCGGCAGTAGTAACTATACAAAACTGATATCCGCTGCAGGATTTCAATTAAAAGGCAGTGGCTGGTATGTCACTGACTTCAAAAATAACAAAACAAAGCAGACAGATACTAAGGCGGGCACAAAAGATAGTGCGGATAGTGCGCAACCAGCAGCAGCATCTACTGCTCCGGATGCAGTAGCAACAAAAGAAAGCAATCCGCCTTCGACTGCAACGGCAACTGTTGATTGA
- a CDS encoding proton-conducting transporter membrane subunit, giving the protein MDYLVALIPLLPFIAAAIIGFGFLFNRISDKKDEHISSNITKNAITLSCLIAISLLATDLLGMNSDSITIGRWLGSGSLIIELNFITTGFSVIVAALFSIILVIIARFSTNYIHAEPGFHRFFFVLSLFSSAMLLLILSGNAIGTFVGWELAGLCSYLLISFAYDRPVAALNATRVFVTNRIGDAGFILGIALSFYFAGTINWLNLNELAGSLATPTATVISLCFVVAAIAKSAQLPFTPWLARAMEGPTPSSAVFYGAVMIHAGIFLVILLQPIIEKAPLTMGVLVVIGLFTAIYSFIVGLTQTDAKSSLCFAISGQLGLMFLECGLGLWELASWHLCAHAIVRCYQVLTAPSLLRYAYGNPMRPVASKIANKRWLYIASLQRFWLDPITDRVLVRPISGLGHDLDRFDKNVIDSAMGSPVSSNYMISSLTQLEKKLNKKIQGGIQLEFVRSSGIVGKLFEWIANIMSWFEDRLVLRGIGMDTVDIGRKLGQLANSFEQLILKPRYLVLFVFIVLMIAASI; this is encoded by the coding sequence ATGGATTATCTGGTCGCTTTAATTCCTCTACTGCCATTCATTGCTGCTGCAATCATCGGATTTGGTTTTTTGTTTAATCGAATCAGCGATAAGAAAGACGAGCATATTAGTTCGAATATTACTAAAAATGCTATTACTCTATCCTGCCTGATCGCTATCAGCTTACTTGCTACTGATTTATTGGGTATGAATTCTGATTCAATTACGATAGGGAGATGGCTTGGTAGCGGCAGTCTCATTATTGAATTAAATTTTATTACAACAGGTTTTAGTGTCATCGTAGCTGCTTTATTCTCAATTATCCTGGTCATAATTGCGCGCTTTTCAACAAATTATATACATGCAGAGCCTGGGTTTCACCGGTTCTTTTTCGTTCTAAGCCTGTTCTCATCCGCAATGCTCTTGCTAATCCTGTCTGGTAATGCGATCGGTACGTTTGTTGGCTGGGAACTCGCCGGACTTTGTTCATACCTATTAATATCCTTCGCATATGACCGGCCCGTTGCAGCCCTTAATGCCACGCGCGTTTTTGTTACTAACCGTATCGGTGATGCCGGTTTTATCCTGGGGATTGCCCTTTCTTTCTACTTTGCCGGCACAATCAATTGGTTAAATTTGAATGAATTAGCCGGGAGTCTGGCAACGCCTACCGCTACTGTAATCAGCTTATGCTTTGTAGTTGCTGCGATTGCTAAATCAGCACAATTGCCATTTACGCCATGGCTGGCAAGAGCGATGGAAGGACCGACACCTTCAAGTGCAGTATTTTATGGTGCAGTGATGATACATGCCGGTATTTTCCTGGTCATTTTACTGCAACCGATTATCGAGAAAGCACCACTTACAATGGGTGTGCTTGTGGTCATAGGATTATTCACAGCCATCTATAGTTTTATTGTCGGATTAACACAAACAGATGCTAAAAGCTCACTGTGTTTTGCCATCTCTGGACAATTAGGGCTCATGTTTCTGGAATGCGGTTTAGGTTTATGGGAATTGGCAAGTTGGCATCTTTGTGCGCATGCCATCGTTAGATGCTATCAAGTGTTAACCGCTCCTTCGTTATTGCGCTATGCATATGGTAATCCCATGCGGCCAGTTGCATCTAAAATTGCCAATAAACGCTGGCTATATATCGCATCGCTACAGCGATTCTGGCTGGATCCTATTACCGACAGGGTATTGGTTAGGCCTATCAGCGGCTTAGGGCATGACCTGGATCGTTTTGATAAAAATGTTATTGACAGTGCCATGGGTTCGCCGGTTTCTTCAAACTATATGATTTCATCACTTACTCAATTAGAAAAAAAACTCAATAAAAAGATTCAAGGGGGAATACAGCTTGAATTCGTTCGCAGCAGTGGAATAGTGGGCAAATTGTTTGAGTGGATAGCAAACATCATGAGTTGGTTTGAGGATCGCCTTGTATTGCGTGGTATCGGTATGGATACAGTGGATATCGGGAGAAAGCTTGGGCAGCTCGCAAATTCTTTTGAACAACTTATTCTCAAACCACGCTATCTGGTTTTGTTTGTATTCATTGTTTTAATGATTGCTGCTTCAATTTGA